A portion of the Bdellovibrionales bacterium genome contains these proteins:
- a CDS encoding transposase, whose product MRSKTKLRRISYRDPDTGKKLIFLTNRFDLATQTICDLYKARWKVELFFKTLKQNRK is encoded by the coding sequence ATGCGGTCAAAAACAAAGCTACGACGGATCAGCTACCGCGATCCGGACACGGGAAAAAAACTTATCTTTCTAACAAACCGCTTCGATCTCGCGACGCAGACGATCTGTGACCTATACAAAGCCAGGTGGAAAGTGGAACTTTTCTTTAAAACTCTAAAGCAAAACCGAAAATAA
- a CDS encoding HAMP domain-containing protein, whose protein sequence is MRIPISFKLVILTSILILSVAAFISIKSAELFERITISREEDSNRGQAGARATEVESLVIAYIDKIKMISSLLLKEYPTQEEKEKALNLTFRQDRDLVSLEIWHKDKPKPLERIVNLAYLQQYRLSSDYIDRVRAYQEQNQRFSRGAIFAGEIEIRNATMSGGAPLLTIGLPFVQDDYGSITHIAVAEVRLDRLQKVFGKISERLLYLVDREGFLLAHPDEKMVFSGASMIQMPIVKEALQSKLRQGQLRFKNTLGEAFSGAYSRTSVAVTAISQASEEVILEAAHSVRREAFYVAGKFLSISLFLIFVVSLTLTAPLEKLVVMTRAVAAGNFNVKSGVRSRDEVGQLAIAFDHMVSGLQERDKVRNLLNKFHGSSVADDLLKGDLQLGGSRKNVTVFFSDIRDFTKFSEGHTPEEVVTMLNEYFQIMVGIINRNNGVVDKFIGDAIMAVWGAPTSSDRDSLNAVKACIEMRQALEKLNEARIARSQVPLKMGIGLHCGFVISGTIGSDERMEYTVIGDTVNQASRIEASTKAFGTDLLLSDEVAELVKKEFVTEEAGKVEVKGKSQPLTLYKVRGYYDEAGQPVKVQTAYSDYESGEVDKVKVAS, encoded by the coding sequence CTGCGAATTCCAATTAGCTTCAAATTGGTCATTTTGACTTCAATTCTCATTCTAAGTGTGGCGGCTTTCATATCTATTAAAAGTGCCGAGTTATTTGAGAGGATTACGATTTCTCGCGAAGAGGATTCTAACCGAGGACAGGCAGGCGCTCGGGCGACGGAGGTTGAAAGTCTTGTTATTGCGTATATTGATAAAATCAAAATGATTTCATCCTTGCTTTTGAAAGAGTATCCAACCCAAGAGGAGAAGGAAAAGGCCCTGAATCTGACCTTTCGACAAGATCGGGATCTTGTCTCTCTTGAAATCTGGCACAAAGATAAACCTAAGCCATTGGAGAGAATCGTCAACCTGGCCTATCTTCAGCAGTATCGTCTCTCCTCTGATTACATCGATAGAGTGAGAGCCTATCAGGAACAAAACCAGCGTTTTAGCCGCGGGGCGATCTTTGCGGGAGAAATAGAAATTCGAAATGCGACGATGTCAGGAGGAGCCCCTCTTCTCACAATTGGGCTTCCTTTTGTGCAAGATGATTATGGTAGCATCACCCATATTGCAGTGGCTGAGGTTCGCCTGGATCGACTCCAGAAAGTCTTTGGAAAAATAAGCGAGAGGCTCCTCTATTTGGTTGATCGTGAAGGTTTTCTGTTGGCTCATCCAGATGAAAAGATGGTATTCTCTGGGGCTTCGATGATTCAAATGCCCATCGTTAAAGAGGCTCTGCAGTCTAAGCTCAGACAGGGGCAATTGCGATTTAAGAATACACTTGGTGAAGCTTTTAGCGGAGCCTATTCTCGAACATCGGTGGCCGTCACAGCCATTTCTCAGGCCTCCGAGGAAGTTATCCTTGAGGCGGCCCATTCGGTCAGACGCGAAGCTTTCTATGTCGCAGGTAAGTTTTTGTCGATCTCACTTTTTCTTATTTTTGTGGTTTCGTTGACTCTTACGGCTCCTCTTGAAAAGTTGGTCGTGATGACTCGCGCTGTCGCGGCTGGCAATTTTAATGTGAAATCTGGAGTTCGCTCTCGGGATGAAGTCGGGCAGCTGGCCATCGCATTTGATCACATGGTGTCGGGTCTTCAAGAGCGGGACAAAGTCAGAAATCTGCTTAATAAGTTTCATGGATCGAGTGTTGCCGATGACCTGTTGAAAGGTGACCTCCAGCTCGGGGGGAGTCGGAAAAACGTGACCGTCTTTTTTAGCGATATCCGCGATTTTACGAAATTTAGTGAAGGCCATACGCCAGAAGAAGTGGTGACCATGCTAAATGAGTACTTTCAAATCATGGTTGGCATTATCAATCGCAACAATGGGGTTGTTGATAAGTTTATCGGAGATGCCATCATGGCCGTATGGGGGGCCCCTACCTCATCTGATCGCGACTCACTGAACGCGGTCAAGGCTTGTATCGAAATGCGACAAGCACTCGAAAAACTCAATGAGGCGAGAATTGCCCGCAGCCAAGTTCCTCTGAAAATGGGAATAGGACTTCACTGCGGATTTGTAATTTCAGGGACGATCGGAAGTGATGAGAGAATGGAATATACCGTCATTGGTGATACGGTCAATCAAGCTTCCAGAATTGAAGCTTCAACCAAGGCTTTCGGAACGGACTTGCTTCTCAGTGATGAGGTTGCGGAGCTTGTTAAGAAGGAATTTGTCACTGAAGAAGCTGGAAAAGTGGAAGTCAAAGGGAAGAGTCAGCCTCTGACTTTATATAAAGTTCGCGGGTATTATGATGAAGCGGGACAGCCCGTGAAAGTCCAGACGGCCTATTCAGACTACGAATCAGGCGAAGTAGACAAGGTCAAAGTCGCCTCCTAA
- a CDS encoding ParA family protein: MKAVELLRVLLSGKKGGGMFYSRSQVNKLFSFDKEAAPSPASLSGLEKNKTIPKAKRNDVDERRVRGWSTQDVPLIGQHLGFLGKSSTPLVYSFFVTKGGVLKSSLALNFARMAALHGIRTCVVGLDMQCDITTSLGHMEEVEANDLEAALRWMESTRGLYDIFVGKAEVQTVILPTDIPTLFYIPETPELVSLEQSLLHRPRREQWLQETVIQPLKREFDLVVLDCSPNWNQLITNALVASDVLISPLECKINNFRNLKMFRVFIRQIQRDLLLNFRQFYVPTRLNFSRRLSRDIFEWYLKHIPDCLNFPIREHSQGEEATAMHLSVPEYQPGSAASLEMNQFIKSIWLPNLSADKTNHNFTKSTKTVHRRTPESSL, translated from the coding sequence ATGAAAGCTGTTGAACTATTGCGAGTTCTTCTTTCTGGGAAGAAAGGTGGGGGCATGTTTTATTCCCGGTCTCAGGTAAACAAATTATTTTCTTTTGATAAGGAAGCCGCACCTTCACCTGCAAGTCTCTCTGGTTTGGAAAAAAACAAAACCATACCAAAAGCGAAAAGGAACGATGTCGATGAGCGACGCGTTCGTGGCTGGTCCACTCAAGATGTTCCACTGATCGGTCAGCATCTCGGATTCCTAGGAAAATCTTCAACTCCCCTGGTTTACAGTTTCTTTGTTACGAAAGGTGGAGTTCTCAAATCGTCCTTAGCCCTGAATTTTGCGCGAATGGCGGCTTTGCATGGTATCAGAACTTGCGTCGTTGGACTTGATATGCAGTGTGATATCACAACATCCCTGGGTCATATGGAGGAGGTTGAAGCCAATGATTTAGAGGCCGCCCTCCGATGGATGGAGAGCACGCGTGGCCTTTACGATATTTTTGTTGGAAAGGCCGAAGTCCAAACTGTTATCTTGCCAACTGACATTCCGACACTTTTTTATATCCCAGAGACTCCTGAACTCGTGTCACTCGAGCAGAGCCTTCTGCATCGTCCTCGCCGAGAACAGTGGCTACAGGAAACCGTCATTCAACCTCTTAAACGCGAATTTGATTTGGTCGTTCTCGATTGTTCTCCGAATTGGAACCAATTAATTACAAACGCCCTTGTCGCCTCTGATGTCCTCATCTCTCCGCTCGAATGCAAGATCAATAATTTCAGAAATCTTAAGATGTTCCGGGTTTTTATTCGCCAAATTCAGAGAGACCTATTGCTCAATTTCCGACAGTTCTATGTTCCCACACGCTTGAATTTCTCTCGACGCCTCAGTCGCGATATTTTTGAATGGTATCTCAAGCATATCCCCGACTGTCTCAACTTTCCCATTCGGGAGCACAGCCAAGGAGAGGAAGCTACCGCCATGCACCTGTCTGTCCCTGAATACCAACCGGGATCTGCGGCCTCACTTGAAATGAATCAATTCATTAAGTCGATATGGCTTCCGAATCTATCTGCCGACAAGACGAACCACAATTTTACCAAGAGTACAAAGACAGTCCATCGAAGAACACCAGAATCGTCCCTGTAA
- the rpmG gene encoding 50S ribosomal protein L33, whose product MAKKKGKVRIITLECTEARKAGIPPSRYTTKKNTQTHPERLEKKKYNPNMRKHTIHKEIK is encoded by the coding sequence ATGGCAAAGAAAAAAGGGAAAGTTCGGATAATCACGTTGGAATGCACCGAGGCTCGGAAGGCTGGAATTCCTCCTTCTCGCTATACAACAAAGAAAAATACTCAAACCCACCCCGAACGGTTAGAGAAAAAGAAGTACAATCCCAATATGCGTAAGCATACGATTCACAAAGAGATCAAATAG
- a CDS encoding response regulator transcription factor → MSLPKVLLVEDEESHRLVIGKALHGHCDLEMAKSFAEGISKLEKSRYSLFILDIMLGDGDGFDLCSRIRKIEKYSRTPVMFLSAKSEVSNKVLGFSLGADDYIVKPCDPSELRARVEAKIRWTRAESENSRVLRQGPFTFFLDMQRLDINHEGQEASINLTPLEFKLFYYLASHKDHIISREQILDGVWGKSTNVLDRSVDTYVASLRRKMGDYKRCLRSVHGVGYKFSLDELAQKKAS, encoded by the coding sequence ATGTCATTGCCCAAAGTGCTGTTGGTAGAAGACGAAGAATCCCATCGTTTGGTGATTGGCAAGGCCTTGCATGGTCATTGTGATTTAGAAATGGCCAAAAGTTTTGCCGAAGGAATCTCTAAGCTGGAAAAGAGCCGTTACAGCCTCTTTATTCTCGACATTATGTTGGGAGATGGAGATGGATTCGACCTGTGCAGTCGTATTCGAAAAATTGAGAAGTATTCTCGGACACCCGTGATGTTTCTTTCGGCCAAGAGCGAGGTGTCTAACAAGGTTCTTGGATTTAGCCTCGGAGCTGACGATTATATCGTGAAACCCTGCGATCCCTCCGAATTGCGAGCAAGGGTCGAGGCGAAAATAAGATGGACCCGTGCTGAATCTGAGAATTCCAGAGTCCTTCGACAAGGGCCCTTTACTTTCTTTTTGGATATGCAACGCCTCGATATTAATCATGAAGGCCAAGAAGCATCGATTAACCTAACGCCCCTAGAGTTTAAGCTGTTCTACTATCTTGCCTCTCATAAAGACCATATCATCAGTCGAGAACAGATTCTCGATGGAGTCTGGGGAAAATCCACAAACGTTCTGGATCGTAGCGTAGACACCTACGTGGCATCTCTGCGGCGAAAGATGGGTGATTACAAAAGATGCCTGCGCTCAGTGCATGGCGTGGGATACAAGTTTTCCTTGGATGAACTCGCCCAGAAGAAGGCGTCTTAA
- a CDS encoding endonuclease/exonuclease/phosphatase family protein — translation MKAHQNNLRVLSYNIHKGVCFYSRKQVLSNIKSLIREVGADLVFLQEIRGQGLLGLHDLEDSEEFDSQLEFLADSVWEHYAYGKNAVYQEGSHGNAILSCFPVRQWTNLDISTNPLERRGLLHVSVVHPNLGDLHLVCLHLNLLARGRRQQLDRLIQRISEAVSEGPLLVAGDFNDWAQGASRHIGERIRVREAFQTLHGRYARSFPSLHPLLCLDRVYYRGLTPIEAVVMTGSPWNRLSDHAALVVDFKLQ, via the coding sequence GTGAAAGCTCATCAGAATAATTTGCGGGTCCTCAGCTATAACATTCACAAAGGGGTTTGTTTCTATTCTCGAAAGCAAGTGCTTTCGAACATAAAGAGTCTCATCCGTGAAGTCGGCGCGGATTTGGTTTTTCTTCAGGAGATTCGAGGGCAGGGCTTATTGGGGCTTCATGACCTGGAGGATTCGGAGGAATTTGATTCACAGTTGGAGTTTTTGGCGGATTCCGTATGGGAGCACTATGCCTACGGTAAGAATGCGGTTTACCAGGAGGGAAGCCATGGCAATGCCATCTTGAGTTGCTTTCCTGTTCGTCAATGGACCAATTTGGATATCTCGACCAATCCCTTAGAAAGGCGAGGGCTTTTGCATGTTTCAGTGGTACATCCGAATTTGGGGGATTTGCATTTGGTGTGCCTTCATCTCAATCTCTTGGCAAGAGGTCGGCGTCAGCAATTGGATCGCTTGATCCAGCGTATTTCTGAAGCGGTATCTGAAGGTCCCCTTCTAGTTGCGGGTGATTTTAATGATTGGGCTCAAGGAGCGAGTCGGCATATTGGGGAGCGGATCCGTGTTCGTGAGGCATTCCAAACCCTCCATGGCAGATATGCTCGCAGCTTTCCAAGCCTGCATCCATTGTTGTGCCTAGATAGAGTCTATTACCGTGGTTTGACTCCAATCGAGGCCGTGGTCATGACAGGCTCGCCCTGGAATCGGCTTTCTGACCATGCGGCCCTGGTTGTTGATTTTAAGCTCCAATGA
- a CDS encoding phosphatidylserine/phosphatidylglycerophosphate/cardiolipin synthase family protein, which translates to MQGESPLGPLQWTYEKLFLSSQEYFYEILRSCSQAKTSIEIEVYIFSNDEVGKRLITELEQAVKRGVHVRLLVDGIGSPHWVHGPLESLPEQAGIETRVYHPLASPWSRWGLRNFPHFFWILKLLNSINRRNHKKVFLIDGDKAFVGGINVSEASLNWKDAGVLVEGPGVRDLVSAFSFNWTRSSSWKMDSVRQPRAARRISKSWRNPYVELNHTLLLRRNRLRLLVARVNLATTRVWIANPYWVPSPKLLGALIKAAQRGVDVRLCFPGFTDVFFTRWVGEILLAPLIPLGVKLYEYRDRFVHAKFMVIDNWGKLGSTNLNYRSQYHDLEADVVLSRPDNIDSLARNFEEYCEQSNLVSVVDLSRRPWVQRLIGRFILIFKRWI; encoded by the coding sequence ATGCAGGGCGAATCACCACTGGGTCCATTGCAATGGACCTATGAAAAACTTTTTCTTTCAAGCCAAGAGTATTTTTACGAGATACTTCGTTCCTGCAGTCAGGCAAAAACTTCAATTGAAATTGAAGTCTATATTTTTTCAAACGACGAGGTCGGAAAGCGACTGATCACGGAGCTGGAGCAGGCGGTGAAGAGGGGCGTTCACGTGAGGCTCCTCGTTGATGGAATTGGCTCTCCTCATTGGGTCCATGGTCCACTAGAGTCTCTTCCTGAGCAGGCAGGCATTGAAACTCGAGTTTATCACCCTTTGGCGAGTCCCTGGAGCCGATGGGGACTGCGAAACTTTCCCCATTTTTTTTGGATTCTCAAATTATTGAACTCAATCAACAGAAGAAATCACAAGAAGGTATTTCTGATCGATGGAGATAAGGCTTTTGTTGGCGGTATCAATGTCAGCGAGGCCAGTTTGAATTGGAAGGACGCGGGAGTTCTGGTTGAAGGGCCGGGAGTTCGTGATCTTGTCTCGGCTTTTTCTTTTAATTGGACTCGTTCTTCGTCGTGGAAAATGGATTCGGTGCGACAACCAAGAGCAGCGAGACGTATTTCAAAATCTTGGCGGAATCCCTATGTCGAGCTCAATCACACTTTGCTATTGAGAAGAAATCGTCTGCGCTTGCTCGTGGCGCGCGTGAATCTCGCAACGACACGTGTCTGGATAGCGAACCCCTATTGGGTGCCTTCTCCAAAGCTACTGGGTGCCTTGATTAAGGCGGCACAGCGTGGGGTGGACGTGCGTCTGTGCTTTCCGGGATTTACAGACGTATTTTTTACTCGCTGGGTGGGTGAAATCTTGCTCGCCCCCCTGATCCCCCTGGGTGTGAAATTGTATGAGTATCGAGACAGATTTGTTCATGCAAAATTTATGGTGATAGACAATTGGGGAAAGTTGGGAAGCACAAATCTTAATTATCGGAGTCAGTATCATGATCTAGAAGCAGACGTGGTACTTTCTCGTCCAGACAATATTGACTCATTGGCGAGAAATTTCGAAGAATATTGTGAGCAATCAAATCTCGTTTCTGTGGTTGACCTGAGTCGACGTCCTTGGGTTCAGAGATTGATTGGAAGATTCATATTGATTTTCAAAAGGTGGATTTAG
- a CDS encoding DUF481 domain-containing protein codes for MSQTFLGAQSPFGQWIICWQRGIELIGSGALMTMTALKFLFFLLAILCWFLESPGARAQNIVNVEAVRPRVEDIGYKGEARFELNGGAGNSDRIYGGLGHSSVWNSGLSQQFILVNYRYGESQGIKDTSESLVHLRHVRPVAPLRFWEGYIQSQTNQFNRLRFRGLAGGGWRWELPEIECITYALGAGVYYSHDEVYETGLLSSEQENTARGNFYFSLSSSDLKDVTAIFVLYFQPKMEKLNDYLLLSSGILKMNWTENLALALEATVTHDNYPPATVKKTDMNYISSLVVKF; via the coding sequence GTGAGTCAAACTTTTTTGGGCGCGCAGAGTCCTTTTGGACAGTGGATTATTTGTTGGCAGAGAGGAATTGAGTTGATAGGCTCCGGAGCCCTGATGACGATGACAGCTTTGAAATTTCTTTTCTTTCTACTTGCGATATTGTGCTGGTTTTTGGAAAGTCCGGGCGCAAGAGCCCAGAATATCGTCAATGTTGAGGCAGTGAGGCCTCGCGTGGAAGATATTGGTTACAAAGGCGAGGCCAGGTTCGAGTTAAATGGTGGAGCCGGAAACAGTGATAGGATATACGGTGGGCTCGGACATAGCTCCGTTTGGAACTCTGGCTTGTCTCAGCAGTTTATCCTAGTCAACTATAGATATGGTGAGAGCCAGGGAATCAAGGATACAAGCGAGAGCCTTGTGCACTTGCGACACGTTAGGCCGGTGGCCCCTCTTCGTTTTTGGGAGGGCTATATACAGTCTCAAACAAACCAATTCAATCGGCTTCGTTTTCGCGGATTGGCTGGAGGGGGCTGGCGTTGGGAATTGCCAGAAATAGAGTGCATTACCTACGCCTTGGGAGCGGGAGTCTATTACTCCCATGATGAGGTTTACGAGACGGGCCTATTGAGTTCCGAACAGGAAAATACGGCTCGTGGCAATTTTTATTTTTCACTCAGCTCGTCTGACTTGAAGGACGTAACGGCAATTTTTGTTTTATATTTTCAGCCAAAAATGGAAAAGCTAAATGATTATCTGCTTCTCTCGAGTGGAATCTTGAAGATGAATTGGACAGAGAACTTAGCTTTGGCGCTGGAGGCTACCGTTACCCACGACAACTATCCTCCCGCTACAGTGAAAAAAACGGATATGAACTACATTTCAAGCTTAGTGGTGAAATTTTAA
- the greB gene encoding transcription elongation factor GreB, whose protein sequence is MATAPNYITPSGLETLRNEYRELFHKERPKLVETIAWAAGNGDRSENADYIYGKRRLREIDRRLRFLGQRIEMAQVVDPKSVSADKVLFGATVTILNEQNESRTYQIVGEDEIDVSRGKISWKSPLAKALLNRKQGEEALIHKPTGDSVVEIIRIEYV, encoded by the coding sequence ATGGCCACTGCCCCTAACTACATCACTCCTTCTGGACTCGAGACCCTCCGAAACGAGTACCGCGAACTCTTTCACAAGGAGCGTCCAAAGCTTGTAGAAACAATTGCTTGGGCTGCAGGCAATGGCGATCGGAGCGAAAATGCTGATTATATCTATGGCAAAAGACGTTTGAGAGAAATTGACCGCCGCTTGCGATTTCTTGGACAACGCATTGAGATGGCTCAAGTGGTTGATCCAAAATCTGTCTCCGCCGACAAAGTCCTCTTTGGTGCGACAGTCACTATCCTCAATGAGCAAAATGAATCCAGAACCTACCAGATTGTGGGGGAGGACGAAATTGATGTCTCTCGCGGAAAGATCTCCTGGAAGTCTCCATTGGCCAAGGCCCTTTTAAATAGAAAACAAGGTGAGGAAGCTCTCATTCATAAGCCAACGGGAGATTCAGTTGTTGAAATTATCCGAATCGAATACGTCTAG
- a CDS encoding matrixin family metalloprotease, which translates to MIGVTGISKSPLNSILAYSLISSLFFMGCAKENKRSNVEGPKVQTYFVNGDPMNFISGSTGEPSTPFEGDQIREANNYLLRSINEFMEKEVAVLPNPNQDIEEENAPSDNDPSEEKKPEVSQAYNMIEKPNGVWSFESQYPSQPKFLLNSDTNGKFKIFEVQVGEKKIPVTPIHFSCSQNCQMMSFLGRYDAGESGSSLVAFYWTKNEPTPPISIGTKVFNYIFGKGVKIPWSNKSPLPVKICGAETRKIEKPIRQAIESWSQLLTDRLEIELETTDTYPPFSDLNFHCIQFVDNYLTEQDPDIINTAITLSERNPITNQMQDSDIFIFAKERRKVERSSDYDFKSLVGTVRHEFGHLLTLDHEFELDSIMSYNRASNQISLHDAMAISNLYPRTKPMQPRDRTISAK; encoded by the coding sequence ATGATTGGAGTAACAGGTATATCAAAAAGCCCTTTGAACTCAATTTTGGCTTATAGCCTCATTTCAAGCCTTTTCTTCATGGGTTGCGCAAAAGAGAATAAGAGATCCAATGTGGAAGGTCCGAAAGTTCAGACCTACTTTGTTAACGGCGATCCCATGAATTTTATTTCCGGAAGCACTGGCGAACCTTCAACTCCTTTTGAGGGGGATCAAATTCGGGAGGCAAACAACTACCTATTGAGATCAATTAACGAGTTTATGGAGAAGGAAGTTGCTGTTCTTCCCAATCCGAATCAGGACATAGAAGAGGAGAATGCCCCCAGCGATAACGACCCGAGCGAAGAAAAGAAACCCGAAGTTTCACAGGCCTATAACATGATTGAAAAACCTAATGGGGTCTGGAGTTTTGAATCGCAATATCCGAGTCAACCTAAATTTTTACTGAATTCTGATACCAATGGAAAGTTTAAGATATTTGAAGTGCAGGTAGGCGAAAAAAAGATCCCTGTTACCCCCATTCACTTTAGCTGTTCTCAGAATTGCCAAATGATGAGCTTTCTTGGCCGTTATGATGCTGGCGAATCAGGCTCCTCTCTTGTTGCTTTTTATTGGACAAAAAATGAACCAACTCCCCCAATTTCCATTGGCACGAAGGTATTTAATTACATTTTTGGAAAAGGAGTGAAAATTCCCTGGAGCAACAAATCCCCACTCCCCGTGAAGATTTGCGGAGCCGAGACCAGAAAGATCGAAAAACCTATTCGCCAGGCCATCGAAAGCTGGTCTCAGCTGCTCACCGACCGCCTTGAAATCGAGCTCGAGACGACGGATACATACCCTCCATTTTCTGACCTGAATTTTCATTGTATACAATTTGTCGACAACTATTTAACGGAACAAGATCCCGATATTATAAATACTGCCATCACTCTTTCAGAGAGAAATCCTATTACCAACCAAATGCAGGATTCAGACATCTTTATTTTTGCAAAGGAGCGAAGGAAAGTTGAACGCTCTTCTGATTATGATTTCAAAAGTCTTGTTGGAACTGTCAGGCATGAATTTGGACATCTCTTAACGCTCGATCACGAATTCGAACTAGATAGTATCATGTCCTACAATCGTGCAAGCAATCAAATTTCTCTCCATGATGCGATGGCCATCTCAAATCTCTATCCCCGCACGAAGCCGATGCAGCCGAGGGACAGAACCATCTCTGCCAAATAA
- a CDS encoding trypsin-like peptidase domain-containing protein — MKKGFFFIQFQLIGLLTFVFVSLQSNALSPQSIFDKDGNRLSDDQANSSRVAWELLSFDRSPEWGGMGLLSQGSFGGGCSATHIDVGGGDDAPVYIVTNGHCLMDGFPQPGEFLVDRAPARGLSFTARFYEDAGNRKIKYLVERIEYATMTWTDLALMRLRGKRIDLRSVGLKGFPIASDAPIFGETVANVGIPQSGLLSRYLRKSECQILEVVDLLEGEWRFEASMRNKCSVLGGSSGSSLVSLVTGKIVALINTGVDDRARTPCQENHPCEVEKTGRTSSHPEFNYAQRVQELASCFDGQGRFRLNDPQCRLNH, encoded by the coding sequence ATGAAAAAGGGATTTTTCTTTATTCAATTCCAATTGATTGGGTTATTAACATTTGTTTTTGTTTCGCTTCAGTCAAACGCCCTCTCTCCACAGAGCATTTTTGACAAGGACGGAAATCGGCTTTCTGACGATCAGGCGAATTCCAGTCGGGTTGCCTGGGAATTGCTGTCGTTTGACCGTTCTCCAGAGTGGGGAGGCATGGGACTTCTCAGTCAGGGATCTTTTGGAGGTGGATGTTCAGCGACTCACATTGATGTGGGTGGGGGGGATGATGCCCCGGTTTATATTGTTACCAATGGACACTGTCTGATGGACGGATTTCCGCAGCCCGGAGAGTTTTTGGTTGACCGAGCTCCCGCGCGTGGATTGAGTTTTACGGCGCGTTTTTATGAAGATGCAGGAAATCGTAAAATTAAATATTTGGTCGAGAGAATCGAATATGCCACCATGACGTGGACTGACTTGGCCTTGATGAGACTGAGAGGGAAGAGGATAGATCTGCGTTCGGTTGGCTTAAAGGGTTTTCCGATTGCTTCTGATGCCCCAATTTTTGGGGAGACGGTGGCAAATGTGGGAATCCCTCAAAGTGGGCTTTTGAGCCGTTACTTGAGAAAGAGTGAATGCCAGATTCTTGAGGTTGTTGATCTGCTCGAAGGGGAATGGAGATTTGAGGCTTCGATGCGGAACAAGTGCAGTGTGTTGGGTGGGTCTTCCGGGTCATCTCTTGTTTCTTTGGTGACAGGTAAAATTGTAGCTTTGATCAACACGGGAGTGGATGATAGAGCGAGAACTCCCTGTCAGGAAAATCATCCCTGTGAAGTTGAAAAAACGGGGAGAACATCCTCCCATCCTGAATTTAACTATGCGCAGAGAGTTCAGGAGCTAGCGAGCTGTTTTGACGGACAAGGCAGATTTCGTCTGAATGATCCTCAGTGCCGCTTAAATCACTGA
- a CDS encoding Crp/Fnr family transcriptional regulator, with protein MKMGSDESGRGIGSKGLLMGRSIDGRADLARALDELNREQVILRLSPGEVVSSDKAEILKVGYVMDGSISRKVSNGGSRYFVAAIMVSGDLIGIDCLFETRHSQCVYISREATRLCLFPSVRVREVMDISSQLSESFLEMQSRYIQEFLSHMQVMSNKSLRARVAAGILYFNGKLGSRPWTNKELAAWAGVTQEGVGRCFTDFLAKGVVRKTGRRTQIQNRQVLEDIASEFKADKAPHLVSFLVSAKEE; from the coding sequence TTGAAAATGGGAAGTGACGAAAGCGGGAGGGGGATTGGGTCTAAAGGGCTTCTAATGGGTCGGTCAATTGACGGGCGAGCTGATCTGGCAAGAGCTTTGGATGAACTGAATCGTGAGCAAGTAATTCTAAGACTATCTCCCGGTGAGGTGGTTTCATCTGATAAGGCGGAAATTTTGAAGGTTGGATACGTTATGGACGGATCCATTTCTCGCAAAGTGAGCAATGGTGGCAGTCGATATTTTGTTGCCGCTATCATGGTTTCTGGAGATCTGATTGGGATTGATTGTCTGTTTGAGACGCGGCATTCTCAGTGTGTTTATATTTCCAGAGAGGCCACGAGGTTATGTCTTTTTCCAAGTGTTCGAGTGCGAGAGGTGATGGATATTTCTAGTCAATTATCGGAGTCTTTTCTTGAGATGCAGTCGCGTTATATTCAAGAGTTTCTGAGTCATATGCAGGTCATGTCGAACAAAAGTCTTAGAGCTCGCGTTGCAGCAGGGATCCTTTATTTTAATGGGAAACTGGGTTCACGTCCTTGGACGAACAAGGAATTGGCCGCATGGGCAGGAGTGACTCAGGAGGGAGTTGGACGTTGCTTTACTGATTTTCTGGCGAAGGGCGTGGTGAGAAAGACAGGTCGACGCACCCAAATTCAAAATCGTCAAGTCTTGGAAGATATTGCGAGCGAGTTTAAGGCCGACAAGGCTCCCCATTTGGTTTCTTTCTTGGTTTCGGCAAAAGAGGAGTAG